TTTCCCGTCAGAAAATAGATGAAGTGCTCGATTCCGGTTTTGATGCCGTGCAGATGGCGAGAGCTTTGCTCAACGAACCGGGATTCGTGAACCGGATGAAGCAGGAAGAACAAGCACGTTGCAACTGTGGACACAGTAATTATTGCATAGGACGTATGTATACGATAGAAATGGCTTGTCATCAACATTTGAAAGAACAATTACCTTCCTCTTTACAAAAGGAGATTGATAAACTGGAGAAAAAATGAGTGAAATGAAATGGGCAATCATCACCGGTGCGGACGGAGGAATGGGAACAGAAATAACACGTGCCGTAGCCAAAGCCGATTATCGAATCATTATGGCTTGTTATCATCCGAAGAAAGCGGAGATTGTTCGTGAACGTTTGAGCAAGGAAACCGGAAACCCGGATTTGGAGGTTATGGCTCTTGACTTATCTTCCATGCAATCCGTGATTTCTTTTGTCAGCCGGATCTCAGAAAGGAACCTTCCCATCGCTTTGTTGATGAATAATGCCGGAACAATGGAGACAGGCTTTCATACTACTTCCGAAGGATTCGAACGAACGGTAAGTGTGAACTATATAGGACCTTATCTGCTTACCCGGAAATTAATTCCGCTGATGGTGCGTGGAGCGCGTATCGTAAATATGGTTTCCTGTACATACGCAATCGGCAAGCTCGACTTCCCTGATTTCTTTTATAGGGGGAGAGCGGGAGAGTTTTGGAGGATTCCTGTTTACAGTAACACGAAGCTGGCTTTACTGTTGTTTACTTTCGAGCTTTCCGAGCAACTTCGGGAGAAGGGAATTACCGTCAATGCTGCCGATCCGGGAATTGTTTCTACTGATATCATCACTATGCACAAGTGGTTCGATCCGTTGACCGATATTTTTTTCCGTCCTTTTATCCGTAAACCCAAGAAAGGGGCTTCTACGGCAATCGGTTTACTGTTGGACGAGAAGGAAGCCGGTGTGACAGGACAACTGTATGTCAGTAACCACCGGAAAAACTTGTCTGATAAATACACGAATCATGTGCAAAAAGAGCAGTTGTGGGAGGTAACGGAACGTGTGTTGGCGAGTTGGCTGAAGTAGGGTTTCTTTTCTTTTTTTATTTAAATTATCTAGTATTTACTTATATATAGGTATTGTACATATCTATATACTTCATTTTTGTTGTCTTATTTTTACCAATAGATAGGGATTGTTTAGCACTTCTTTTTCTGCTTACCTTTGCATCGCTTTTAGAACAATGAAAAAGTTATAAAGTAAAAAGGTAAAAAGGAGATGAGCAATAAATGTTTTTTGGTTTTTCTGGCATTCTTGTTTTCTGTATCCGTATATTCACAACAGGGGCGTCACCGTAGTAGTTTAATTTCGGGCAGAGTGATGTCCACAGAAAAAGAAGTGGTGGATTTTGCGACAGTTTATCTGAAAGGAACCAACCAAGGATGCTATACAGATGAAAAAGGTATATATCATTTGAAAACGACAGCAGGTGAATATACACTTGTTGTTTCGGCTATCGGTTATCAAACGGTAGAAAAGAAAGTTAAATTAGCCAAGGGAGAAAGAATAAAAGTAAACGTCACTATTGCGCCGGCAGTAAAAGAACTGGGAGAGGTGCTGGTCACGACATCCGGAGTCGGCCGTGTGAATCAGTCTGCTTTTAATGCGGTAGCCATTGATGCGAAGAAATTGCATAACAGTACACAGACTTTGGCGGGTGCACTGACTAAAGTGCCCGGTGTAAAACTCCGCGAATCAGGTGGAGTGGGGTCGGATATGCAATTGTATATCGATGGCTTTAGCGGGAAACATGTGAAAATCTTCATTGACGGCATACCACAGGAGGGAGCCGGTGCTGCATTCGATTTGAACAATGTTCCTATTAATTTTGCTGACCGTATAGAAGTCTATAAAGGAGTGGTTCCCGTAGGATTCGGAACCGATGCCATTGGGGGAGTGGTTAATATTGTCACCAACAAGCAACCCGGAAAGTGGTTTATGGACGCTTCCTATTCTTACGGATCGTTTAATACTCATAAATCATACGTGCGCTTCGGACAAACGTTCAAGAATGGTTTTATGTATGAAGTCAATGCTTTTCAAAACTTTTCGGATAATGATTATTATGTAGACACTTACATACGCGAATTTGAGATTAAAGAAGATGGAAGCGTACGTTTTCCGCCACTTGACAAAAATAAGATTTATCATCTGAAACGTTTTAATGACCGGTATCATAATGAAGCCGTGATTGGAAAAATCGGCCTGGTAGGAAAGAAATGGGCAGACCGTTTAGCGTTGAGTTTCAATTATTCTCATTTCTATAAAGAGATACAAACAGGCGTTTATCAAGATGTCGTGTTCGGTGAAAAATTCCGCAAAGGACATTCGTTGGTCCCTTCTTTAGAATATTACAAAAAGAACTTATTGGTGAAAAACCTGGATCTGCTGTTGACTGCCAATTACAATCATAATATCACCAATAATGTCGATACTGCTTCGCGGGCTTACAACTGGCGTGGAGATTTTTATGAAAAAGGCAGCCGGGGCGAACAGTCTTACCAGAACAGTGAATCTAAAAATAAAAACTGGAATGGGACGCTGAAGATGAATTATCATATCGGACAGGCGCATACGTTTACTTTCAGTCATGTAATCAGTGATTTTGAACGTACGAGCCGCTCTACCATCGGTGCTTCTTCCAAATTCACGGACTTTTCTATTCCTAAAATCACCCGTAAAAACGTCAGCGGGCTTTCTTACCGTCTGATGCCGTCGGACAGATGGAATGTGTCGGCATTTGCCAAATATTATCGGCAATACAACAAGGGACCGGTATCGCAGAATACGGATGGAATAGGCAATTATATCAATCTGTCCAATACGGCAAGCGCTCTTGGATATGGAGCGGCAGGTACCTATTTTATATGGAAAGATCTTCAGGTGAAACTTTCGTACGAAAAGTCCTTCCGCCTACCGACTACGGACGAACTCTTTGGAGATGAAGACCTTGAAGCTGGCAAAATGAATCTGAAACCGGAGAAAAGTGATAATGTCAATTTGAGTTTCAGCTACAATCATCAGTTTGGCAAGCATGGATTGTATGCCGAGGCCGGTTTGATATATCGGGATACGAAAGATTATATAAAAAGAGGACTGGACGTATTGGGAGGAACAAGCTACGGATATTATGAGAACCACGGTCACGTAAGGACTAAAGGGTATAATTTGTCATTGCTTTATAGCTTCTCGCATTGGTTTGATATAGGAGGAACATTCAATAGCATTGATACTCGTGATTACGAAAAGTTTCTGGCGGGTTCCTCTTTGCAAGAAAGCATGCACTATAAAGTGCGTATGCCGAATCTGCCCTATCGTTATGCTAATATCAATGCAAATTTTTATTGGAATGACCTGTTTGTCAAAGGAAATGTATTGAGCATCGGTTATGATAGCTACTGGCAGCACGATTTTCCTCTTTACTGGGAAAATCTCGGAGATAAAGATTCAAAGAATATGGTGCCGGAACAGTTTTCTCATAATCTGTCTTTGTCCTACACCATGAAGAATGGACGTTATAATGTATCATTTGAATGTCGGAATTTCACCGATGCCCAACTGTTTGACAATTTTAGCCTGCAAAAAGCGGGGCGCGCATTCTATGGAAAGTTCAGAGTGTTTTTCGGTAAATAATAAGAGTAAGTTTTTAGTATCAATCAATAATAAAGAATATATGAAGAAGTTTTTATTACAGGCTTTTGCCGTAGCTTTTTGTTTGAGTAGCGGTGTGTTTGTGGCATCTTGCGACGATGATAATAATCCGGTGGATAACCCGCCGATTGATGGAGAAACGGCTTATGTGGTGGCTGCCACAACTGGTGAAGCAAGTTATTTGGTAGTAGCCAATTCTTTGGATGAAGGAACAGTGTCGACCCAAGGGAATGGAACTGAAGTGATTGGCGGTACTTATTGGGTATATAAAGGATTGGATTATGTGTTTGCTTTAGTTTATAATAAAGGTGGCGCAGGTACAGGAGCTTCCTATTATCTGGGTGCAGATGGTAAAATGAAAGAAAAGTACACATACACTTATAATCGTATCACGTCATACGGTACTTGGGGGGATAAAGTAGTGACTGTTTCCACTGGGGACTCGAAAATAACAGATGAGGATCAGAATGTGGCTCAAGCATTGTTGTTCAACTATCTGGATGCAACCGATGGCAGCCAGGAAGAGGGTAGCTTGCTTGCCGAAAATTACTTGGGTAATGGTGAAAAAGTTTCATGGGCAGGTCTGGTTGAAGCTAACAATAAGATTTATACATCTGTCATCCCAATGGGAATGAGTAAGTACGGTATTAAAAAATGGCCGGAAGCTGTGACAGATCAGGAACTTGTGACTAAGACTGACGGTGGTAGCGGCAGCGGTGCATATACAGCCGGTGTCATTCCTTCTACACAATACCCGGATAATGCTTACGTGGCAATTTATAGTGGCACGAACTTCAATGAGACTCCGGTGATTGCCAAGACTGATAAAATAGGCTATGCATGCGGTCGTATGCGTTCACAATATTATCAGACCATTTGGGCTGCTGATAATGGTGATGTCTATGTGTTCTCTCCCGGATATGGACGTACGGCAGTTTCATCTTCAGATTTGAAGAAGGTAACAGGACAGAAGCCTTCGGGCGCAATGCGTATCAAAGCAGGTGCAACAGATTTCGATCCGGATTACTATGTGAACTTTGAAGAGATAGGCACTAAACATCCTATTTTCCGTTGCTGGCACATCTCTGAAGATTACTTTCTGCTTCAATTGTATAAAAAGGGAGCGGAAGATATGATTAATGGCGGTACAAGTGCAGATGTCAGCGAATTAGCTGTTTTCAAGGCGGAAGATCAGACGATTATGCCTGTTACAGGTCTGCCGGCTGACGGAAAGTTTGGTGGCGAGCCTTATGGAGAAAAAGGGTATGCTTATATGGCTGTCACTGTGACTACGGGCGAGAATCCCGCCTTCTATAAAATAGACGCAAAAACAGGTAAGGCAGTTAAAGGTTTAACGGTAGAAGCTGACGCTGTCACTACGGTAGGTAAGATGGAATATCTTTCAAAGTAATACACTCGGTTAAATAGAGAATCTTTTGTAGATAAAAGCCTGCCGAGCGGAAAGCTTTACAGGCTTTTTCAAGAAATAGGATTGAAAACATGAAAAAAATATTCAGAAAGATACATTTGTGGCTTTCCGTCCCTTTCGGACTGATAATAACTCTTGTCTGCTTCTCCGGTGCCATGCTGGTATTTGAAAATGAGGTGAATGAGTGGTCTCGACGCGATCTTTACTACGTAGAAATGGTAAAGGAGTCTCCTTTACCTATGGATAAGCTGCTTGAAAAAGTGGCGACGATATTGCCTGACAGTGTATCGGTGACCGGTGTCAGCATATCTTCTGATCCCGGACGTGCGTATCAGGTTAGTCTTTCCAAACCACGTCGTGCATCTTTGTATGTAGATCAGTATACGGGTGAAGTAAAAGGAAAAAGCGAGCGTAGCGGCTTTTTTATGTTTATGTTCCGAATGCATCGCTGGCTGCTGGATAGTATGAATCCGGGAAATGAAGGGATCTTTTGGGGCAAAATGATTGTAGGTGTCAGTACGCTTTTACTTGTTTTTGTACTGATTTCGGGAATTGTCATTTGGTGGCCGCGTACACGTAAAGCATTGAAGAATAGCCTGACAATAACAGCAACAAAAGGTTGGCGAAGGTTTTGGTATGACTTGCATGTGGCAGGTGGAATGTATGCTCTGATCTTTCTACTGGCTATGGCACTGACGGGATTGACCTGGTCTTTTCCGTGGTATCGGACGGCTTTTTATAAGGTCTTAGGGGTGGAAGTACAGCAACGTTCCGCCCAAGGACATGAACAGAAAAGTGATGCTCAAAAGGGGGATACCAAATCGGCAGTCCATCGGGAAAAGAAACCATTCGCTTATTGGCAGGAGGTTTATGATAAACTAAGTCGCCAGAATCCGGAATATAAGCAAATCAGTATTTCTTCCGGTACGGCAAGTGTGTCTTTCAACCGTTTCGGGAATCAGCGGGCATCTGACCGTTATTCTTTCAATACGGATAATGGTGAATTTACAGAAACAAGTCTTTATCAACATCAAGACAAGTCAGGAAAGATTCGTGGTTGGATTTATTCTGTGCATGTTGGTAACTGGGGAGGAATGTTTACTCGCATACTTACCTTTATTGCTGCCTTATTGGGGGCTGCACTACCACTGACTGGATATTATCTATGGATAAAAAAACTCATAAATTGTACGGTTTTGAACTAATTGTGCCGAAAATTACCAAAGCCTCAATAAAGTTTGGTTCTCCTCCTTCACATCCTTCACGGATGGTAATCATCTGTTTGACAGGTGTTTTCTGTGAACAAATAAAGAAAAATCTTTTCTTCACGTCCTTCACGCCTTCACAATCCCCACAGTTTGCACTTTCACAGCCCGTAACCTTCGCATCGGGATTGTCAATCTTAGCAAATTGAACAGCTTGCATCCAAGAAGCCGACTGTAGTTGTCCACCTAGTCGACTTAAGTTGTCTAATCAGCCGACTATAGTCAGCCAAGTAGACAACTATAGTCGGCGATTAATAAATAGAAATAAAGTATACGATAAGACGGTAGTTTATCAGTAATAAGAAGGCTGATTCTTAATATTGGAAATGAATAAAATATATTCATAACCGTGCAGCATTGAATAAATGAAAGAAGAGCGGTGAATGATAAGGAAACCTCCCGTTCATCCACCGCTCTTTATCTTATAATACTGATATAAGCTGAACTCCTGAAAATAAAAAGATTAGATTGAAAGCTCTTTCAATACAGTGACAAGATCTCTCTTGATTGGTTTGTCATTCTTAATAGCCTTGCTGAACGGTACGTAAACGATTTCATCATGTTCGATTCCGATCATTACGTTACGTTGATCTTCCATAATAGCATCAATAGCAGCAGCACCGAGGCGGCTTGCCAGGATACGGTCGTGGGCAGTCGGGCTGCCACCACGTTGTAAGTGACCTAAGATCGTCACACGTACATCATATTGCGGGTATTCGTTTTTGACACGTTCTGCATAATGCATGGCGCCACCGGTCAGTTCACTTTCGGCTACCAATACGATACTGCTATTCTTTGATTTGCGGAATCCGTTCTTGATAAACTCTTCCAGTTGGTCGACTTCCGTACTGAACTCAGGAATAATAGCAGCTTCGGCTCCTGAAGCAATGGCTCCGTTCAGCGCAAGAAAACCTGCGTCACGTCCCATCACTTCCACAAAGAACAAACGCTCGTGCGAAGTGGCTGTGTCGCGAATCTTATCTACTGCATCCAAAATAGTATTCAGCGCTGTGTCGTAACCAATAGTCGTATCTGTGCCGTAAAGGTCATTGTCAATCGTTCCTGGTAGTCCGATACACGGAACGTCAAATTCCTGCGCGAAGATGCGGGCACCTGTCAGCGAACCGTCACCACCGATGATAACCAAGGCGTCGATGCCTTCTTTCTTCATATTATCGTAAGCCAGTTGGCGTCCTTCAGGAGTGGTGAACTCCTTGCAACGGGCTGTTTTCAAAATTGTTCCACCTAGTTGGATGATGTTACTTACGTTCTGGCTTTTGAATTCTTTGATTTCGCCTGTCACTAAGCCTTTGTATCCTCTATATATACCTTTAACTTGTAGTCCGTTATAGATAGCCGCACGTGTCACTGCACGTATAGCTGCGTTCATTCCCGGCGCATCACCGCCGGAAGTCAAAATTCCGATACACTTTACTGTTCCCATAACACAATCTTTTCATTAATTAGTTTGATGTGGCAAATGTACAATAAAAAGTTGAAAGCAATGTTTATGAAGTTTTTTTTCGCATGACGAAACCATTAAAAATGTTCAAATATCCGTTCTTTGCTTTCTTTTTATTCTTATCTGTTGCTTTTCATTTTTATCTATAACTTTGCTGTTATTCTTTATTTATAAGTGCCCGAATGTGGTTGTATATCTTTTCCATCAGCCATTTAGGAGTTGAAGTAGCTCCACATACCCCAATCGACTGTACGTTTTGGAGTAAAGAAACGTCTATTTCCCTTTCGTTGTCTATCAAATGTGAATTAGGATTCACTTTCAGACACTCTTCAAACAGCATCTTTCCGTTCGAGCTTTTTTTTCCGCTCACGAAAAATATCAAATCATGTGTAGCTGCAAACTCTCTGAGCTTGGGCATGCGGTTGGCAACTTGGCGGCAAATCGTGTCGTAATACTCGAAAGTCGCGTCCTGTGAGATATGTTTTTTGATATATCCTACAATTTCCTGAAATTCGTCGAGCGACTTGGTTGTCTGCGAGAAAAGCCGGATGTTCTTGCTTAAGTCCAGTTTCTTCGCTTCCTCGGCTTTTTCGATGACAATCGCTTTTCCGTCTGTCTGTCCCACCAGTCCCAACACTTCTGCGTGACCGGTTTTGCCGTATATGACAATTTGCTTTTCTTGCTTCCCATCTTGTAGGAATTCCTGCTTGATACGCTTCTGCAAACGCAGCACTACCGGGCAGGTAGCATCTATTATCTCTATATTATTTTCGTGGGCAATCATGTAAGTTTCCGGTGGTTCTCCGTGTGCCCTGAGCAGAACCTTGACATTCCGCAACTGCTTGAACTCTTCGCGGTTGATGGTAATCAATCCCATCGTTTTCAGCCTGTCCACTTCCCGGCTATTGTGTACTATATCTCCAAGACAATAAAGCGTTTCTCCTTTTGCCAACTCTTCTTCCGCTTTGTGAATGGCAGTCACTACTCCAAAACAGAAACCTGAATCCTCATCTATCTCTACTTTAATCATATAGAAAACTACTTATATATTGAATAGTATCACTTATACTATAAAAATATCACTTGTATTATAAGGGTATCACTCGTATTATAAAGAATATGCCTCAAGCAATGAAGAAAGACTATTTGCTGACCTTATTAAAATTCTCGAACAACCATTCTTTCTGCTGCTCGATTGTCAAATTCGTATTGTCCAGTAAGATAGCATCTTCGGCTTTGCGCAGTGGGCTTACTTCCCGGTTTTGGTCAATGTAATCCCGTTGCTTCACGTTCTCCAATATTTCGTCGAAACTAGCTTCCTGTCCTTTCGCTTTCAGTTCGTCATAACGGCGCTGTGCACGGATTTCCGGTGTGGCAGTTACAAATATTTTCAATTCTGCATCCGGGAAAACGGTAGTCCCGATGTCTCTGCCGTCCATCACTATTCCCTTTTCTTTTCCCATCGCCTGCTGTTGGGCTACCATTGCTTCGCGTACAAAGTCGAGCGCGCTGATAGGGCTGACTTTGGACGAAACTTCCATCGTGCGGATTTTGCTTTCCACATTCACATCGTTGAGGTAGGTGTCCGGGCGTCCCGTTTCCGGATTCAAACGGAAAGAAATATGAATGTTCTTGATTTCATTTCTCAGTTTTCCCACGTCGATAACGTCACCGTCGAAAATTCCGTTCTCTATACTATATAAAGTGACCGCGCGATACATGGCTCCGCTGTCAATGTAAATGTACCCCACTTCACGGGCAAGATCCTTGGCCATAGTGCTTTTTCCGCAAGAGGAAAAACCGTCGACTGCTATTACTATCTTTTTCATATTCAGTTCATCTAATTTGTCCGCCAAAGATACGTTTATTTTGAAAACAGACCGAACGATCGGTATAAAAAAGAGTGAAGTAACTACGAAAGAATTAAAAAAGTTAAAAAGCCGGATAAAAAGACAGGAAGAGACGGATGGTTAACTGAAAATGTACTATATTTGCCCAAAGACACATAGGAAGACACTTTTTTTTATTAATCATTATATTAATTATTTTTATGGAAGTTAAAAAATCACCCAAAGCAGACCTGGAAGGCAAGAAGTCTACATGGTTGCTCGTTGGTTACGTGGTAGTGCTAGCTTTCATGTTCGTGGCGTTCGAATGGACCCAGCGTGACGTGAAGATTGATACAAGCCAGGCTGTAGCTGATGTCGTGTTTGAAGAGGAAATTATTCCTATTACCGAAACCCCTGAACAAGCAGCTCCACCACCACCCGAAGCCCCGAAAGTGGCCGAATTGTTGGAGATTGTCGATGATAAAGCCGAGATTGATGAAACAACAACCATTATCAATGAAGATAATGCCGCTCCTGTAGAGGTAAAATACGTGCCGGTACAGGTTGTTGAAGAAGAGCCGGAAGAACAAACCATTTTTGAAGTTGTAGAAAACATGCCGGAGTTCCAGGGCGGACAGGCAGCTTTGATGCAGTATCTGGCTAAGAATATCAAATATCCTACTATCGCACAGGAAAACGGAACTCAAGGACGTGTTATCGTACAGTTCGTTGTTAACAAAGACGGTAGTATTGTAGATGCAAAAGTTGTACGTAGTGTTGACCCGTATCTGGACAAAGAAGCTCTCCGTGTGATAAACACCATGCCGAAGTGGAAACCAGGTATGCAGCGTGGTAAACCGGTACGTGTTAAATTTACAGTTCCTGTGATGTTCAGACTGCAGTAATTTGTAACTCAATAATTAAAGAGGCTGCTTACGGCAGCCTCTTTTTTCATTCATTAATATTTTCATCCATCATGTTCACAGCTTCTCAACTACTTGATAAAATAAACAATCATATTTCTGAAATACAGTTTACTCGGACACCGAAAGGGCTCTATGAACCGATTGAATACATTCTTTCTTTAGGGGGGAAGCGGATACGTCCTGTATTAATGTTGATGGCGTATAACTTGTATCGTGAGGATGTAGCATCTGTCTACGATCCTGCCATAGCTATCGAAGTTTATCACAACCACACATTGCTGCATGATGATTTGATGGACCGTTCGGATATGCGCAGGGGGAAGCCCACCGTACACAAGGTCTGGAACGATAACACTGCCGTGCTTTCAGGAGATGCTATGCTGATTTTGGCGATTCGCTACATGACAGCTTGTCCGACGGAGCATTTGAAAGAAGTGATGGAACTGTTCAACCTGACTACACTTGAAATTTGTGAAGGACAGCAGTTGGATATGGAATTTGAATCCCGCTGTGATGTCACCGAGGATGAATATATCGAAATGATTCGCCTGAAAACAGCTGTGTTGCTGGCAGGCAGTCTCAAAATCGGTGCTATTCTGGCAGGAGCGACTGCCAAAGATGCCGACAATCTGTATAATTTCGGAATGCATATAGGAGTCGCATTCCAGTTGCAAGATGATTTGTTGGACGTTTATGGTGATTCGGAAGTGTTCGGTAAGAAAATAGGCGGCGATATTCTTTGTAACAAAAAAACATATATGCTTATCAAGGCACTGGATCGTGCGGACGAAAAGCAAAGAGAAGAACTGGACCGTTGGCTGAATGCTGAAACCTGTCAGCCTGCTGAGAAAATAGCGGCAGTGACGGAACTGTATAATCAACTGAATATTCGTAATGTCTGCGAAAACAAGATGCGCGAATATTATACACTCGCCATGGAAAGCCTTTCGGCGGTAGCTGTGCCAGAGGACAGAAAAAAAGAACTGAAAAACTTGGTAAAATTACTGATGTATCGTGAAATGTAACTAAGTTCTTGAAATATGCCATACAGACGACTACCAAATACAGACCAGGCAAGGGTTCGGGCGTTGAAAACAGCGGTCGAAAAAGGAGAACTGTATAATGTACGCGACCTGGCAATTACACTAAAGACATTGTTTGAAGCGCGCAATTTCCTGCAAAGGTTCGAAGCGGCGCAAATTTATTATACGCAATGCTATGATAACCAGTCGCGAGCGAGCCGAAAACATCAGTCGAATGTGAAAACCGCCAGGCTGTATATCTCTCATTTTATCCAAGTGCTCAATCTGGCTGTGCTTCGTGATGAAATAAAAGTAGCACATAAAGATTTGTATGGTCTGCCCAATACGAACACTGTGCCGGATTTGCTGAGCGAAGCGGCGTTGGTGGAGTGGGGAAAGAAAATCATTGAAGGTGAGCAACGGCGGACGTCCCAAGGTGGCATACCTATTTATAATCCTACTATTGCCCGCGTGAAAGTGCATTATGATATCTTTCTTGACAGTTACGAACGCCAGAAGAATTATCAGGCACTGACCGGCCGGAGTCTTGACGAACTGGCTTCCATGCGCGATCGTGCCGACGAATTGATATTGGATATTTGGAATCAGGTTGAAGCTAAATATCAGGACGTTACTCCCAATGAAGTTCGACTGGAAAAATGCCGTGATTACGGTTTGATATATTATTACCGTTCCAGTGAAAAAGTAAAAGAAGAAAATAAAATATCATGCTTATAGATACTCACTCTCATCTTTTTTTAGAAGAATTTTCGGAAGATTTGCCACAAGTGATGGAGCGTGCACGCGAAGCTGGCGTTTCGTCTATCTTTATGCCGAATATAGATAGTACGACGATTGAACCGATGCTGTCTGTATGTGCTGATTATCCGGGTTTTTGCTATCCGATGATCGGAGTGCATCCCACCTCGGTCAATGAAACATATGAACAGGAATTGGCAGTTGTGCAGGAGCAGTTGGCTGGCTTCAATCAGTACGTCGCTATCGGTGAAATTGGCCTTGACCTTTATTGGGACAAGACCTTCTTGAAGGAACAACTGCTGGTCTTTGAAAAGCAGATTGAATGGGCGCTCGAATATCGGTTGCCGATTGTCATTCATTCAAGAGATGCTTTTGAGTATATATATAAGGTAATGGAACCCTATAAAAATACTTCGCTCACCGGTATTTTTCATAGTTTCACCGGTACGCCCGAAGAAGCTTCAAAGTTGCTGGAATTTGAAGGATTCATGCTAGGCATTAATGGAGTAGTCACCTTTAAAAAATCAACTCTGCCGGAGACATTGCTGACAGTTCCTTTGGAACGTATCGTGCTCGAAACAGACTCTCCGTATTTAACTCCGGTTCCGAACCGTGGTAAGCGGAATGAAAGTGCGAATGTGAAGGACACCCTCGCAAAAGTGGCGGAAATTTATCGGATGCCCTCTGAATATGTGTCTCAGGTCACTTCGGAAAATGCACTAAAAGTGTTTGGAATCCGCAAATAAGGTTCGAAAGGTTTTAAATTATATTAATTTGCAGTATTTATTCAAGATAAAAAAGGGATAATGCTTCAAGAAAAGAAAAAAAAGGATACATTTGTAGCTGAAAATGCGGAAAACTTATAAGGAGAGATGCTCGAGTGGTTGAAGAGGCACGCCTGGAAAGCGTGTATACGCCTAAAGCGTATCCGGGGTTCGAATCCCCGTCTCTCCGCAGAATTGAAAACGGAACGAGAAGTAAAAACAATAATAATAATCAATTAATTAATCTTAAAAATTAGACACACAATGAAAAAGTTATTCGCAATTGTTGCTGTGATTGGTGCCTTTACATTTGGCTCTATTCAACTTGCTCAGGCTCAAGAAGCTCCTGCAGCAGAACAAACTGAACAACAAGCTGTTGCTCCTGCTGCTGAGACTACCGCTGCTGCTCCTGTTGCAGAAGAAGGTGGTATTCACAAAGAACTGAAAGTTAAATTCATTGAAGGTACTGCATCTTTCATGAGTTTGGTAGCTGTCGCTTTGGTGATCGGTTTGGCTTTCTGTATCGAACGTATCATCTATTTGAGTTTGGCTGAAATCAACACAAAGAAATTCATGGCATCTATCGAAGCTGCTTTGGAAAAAGGTGATGTTGAAGCTGCTAAAGACATTGCTCGTAACACGAGAGGTCCGATTGCTTCTATCTACTACCAAGGTTTGATGAGAATTG
This portion of the Bacteroides acidifaciens genome encodes:
- a CDS encoding SDR family oxidoreductase, translated to MSEMKWAIITGADGGMGTEITRAVAKADYRIIMACYHPKKAEIVRERLSKETGNPDLEVMALDLSSMQSVISFVSRISERNLPIALLMNNAGTMETGFHTTSEGFERTVSVNYIGPYLLTRKLIPLMVRGARIVNMVSCTYAIGKLDFPDFFYRGRAGEFWRIPVYSNTKLALLLFTFELSEQLREKGITVNAADPGIVSTDIITMHKWFDPLTDIFFRPFIRKPKKGASTAIGLLLDEKEAGVTGQLYVSNHRKNLSDKYTNHVQKEQLWEVTERVLASWLK
- a CDS encoding TonB-dependent receptor, with protein sequence MSNKCFLVFLAFLFSVSVYSQQGRHRSSLISGRVMSTEKEVVDFATVYLKGTNQGCYTDEKGIYHLKTTAGEYTLVVSAIGYQTVEKKVKLAKGERIKVNVTIAPAVKELGEVLVTTSGVGRVNQSAFNAVAIDAKKLHNSTQTLAGALTKVPGVKLRESGGVGSDMQLYIDGFSGKHVKIFIDGIPQEGAGAAFDLNNVPINFADRIEVYKGVVPVGFGTDAIGGVVNIVTNKQPGKWFMDASYSYGSFNTHKSYVRFGQTFKNGFMYEVNAFQNFSDNDYYVDTYIREFEIKEDGSVRFPPLDKNKIYHLKRFNDRYHNEAVIGKIGLVGKKWADRLALSFNYSHFYKEIQTGVYQDVVFGEKFRKGHSLVPSLEYYKKNLLVKNLDLLLTANYNHNITNNVDTASRAYNWRGDFYEKGSRGEQSYQNSESKNKNWNGTLKMNYHIGQAHTFTFSHVISDFERTSRSTIGASSKFTDFSIPKITRKNVSGLSYRLMPSDRWNVSAFAKYYRQYNKGPVSQNTDGIGNYINLSNTASALGYGAAGTYFIWKDLQVKLSYEKSFRLPTTDELFGDEDLEAGKMNLKPEKSDNVNLSFSYNHQFGKHGLYAEAGLIYRDTKDYIKRGLDVLGGTSYGYYENHGHVRTKGYNLSLLYSFSHWFDIGGTFNSIDTRDYEKFLAGSSLQESMHYKVRMPNLPYRYANINANFYWNDLFVKGNVLSIGYDSYWQHDFPLYWENLGDKDSKNMVPEQFSHNLSLSYTMKNGRYNVSFECRNFTDAQLFDNFSLQKAGRAFYGKFRVFFGK
- a CDS encoding DUF4374 domain-containing protein; this encodes MKKFLLQAFAVAFCLSSGVFVASCDDDNNPVDNPPIDGETAYVVAATTGEASYLVVANSLDEGTVSTQGNGTEVIGGTYWVYKGLDYVFALVYNKGGAGTGASYYLGADGKMKEKYTYTYNRITSYGTWGDKVVTVSTGDSKITDEDQNVAQALLFNYLDATDGSQEEGSLLAENYLGNGEKVSWAGLVEANNKIYTSVIPMGMSKYGIKKWPEAVTDQELVTKTDGGSGSGAYTAGVIPSTQYPDNAYVAIYSGTNFNETPVIAKTDKIGYACGRMRSQYYQTIWAADNGDVYVFSPGYGRTAVSSSDLKKVTGQKPSGAMRIKAGATDFDPDYYVNFEEIGTKHPIFRCWHISEDYFLLQLYKKGAEDMINGGTSADVSELAVFKAEDQTIMPVTGLPADGKFGGEPYGEKGYAYMAVTVTTGENPAFYKIDAKTGKAVKGLTVEADAVTTVGKMEYLSK
- a CDS encoding PepSY-associated TM helix domain-containing protein — encoded protein: MKKIFRKIHLWLSVPFGLIITLVCFSGAMLVFENEVNEWSRRDLYYVEMVKESPLPMDKLLEKVATILPDSVSVTGVSISSDPGRAYQVSLSKPRRASLYVDQYTGEVKGKSERSGFFMFMFRMHRWLLDSMNPGNEGIFWGKMIVGVSTLLLVFVLISGIVIWWPRTRKALKNSLTITATKGWRRFWYDLHVAGGMYALIFLLAMALTGLTWSFPWYRTAFYKVLGVEVQQRSAQGHEQKSDAQKGDTKSAVHREKKPFAYWQEVYDKLSRQNPEYKQISISSGTASVSFNRFGNQRASDRYSFNTDNGEFTETSLYQHQDKSGKIRGWIYSVHVGNWGGMFTRILTFIAALLGAALPLTGYYLWIKKLINCTVLN